The Pseudomonas sp. FP2309 genome has a window encoding:
- the pepN gene encoding aminopeptidase N, which produces MRTEQPKMIYLKDYQAPDYLIDETHLTFELFEDHSLVHAQLVMRRNPERGAGLPPLVLDGQQLELLSVNLADQALTADDYQLTDSHLTVHPQSETFTLDTTVKIHPETNTALEGLYKSGGMFCTQCEAEGFRKITYYLDRPDVMSTFTTTVIAEQHSYPVLLSNGNPIASGPGEDGRHWATWEDPFKKPAYLFALVAGDLWCVEDTFTSMTNRTVALRIYVEPENIDKCQHAMTSLKKSMRWDEETYGREYDLDIFMIVAVNDFNMGAMENKGLNIFNSSAVLARAETATDAAHQRVEAIVAHEYFHNWSGNRVTCRDWFQLSLKEGFTVFRDSGFSADMNSATVKRIQDVAYLRTHQFAEDAGPMAHAVRPDSFIEISNFYTLTVYEKGSEVVGMIHTLLGAEGFRKGSDLYFERHDGQAVTCDDFIKAMEDANGADLSQFKRWYSQAGTPRLAVSESYDAAARTYSLTFRQSCPATPDKVEKLPFVIPVELGLLDGKGGEIALRLAGEAAAVGTSRVISVTEAEQTFTFVDIAEQPLPSLLRGFSAPVKLSFPYNRDQLMFLMQHDSDGFNRWDAGQQLSVQVLQELIGQYQAGQPLKLDQRLIDALRTVLSDERLDPAMVAEMLSLPGEAYLAEISEVADVDAIHAAREFARQQLADNLFEGLWLRYQANRELSRNTPYVAAAEHFARRALQNIALSYLMLSGKPEVLAATLDQFDTSDNMTERLTALAVLVNSPFEAQKAEVLAVFAENFKDNPLVMDQWFSVQAASTLPGGLARVQALMQHPAFNLKNPNKVRALIGAFAGQNLINFHAADGSGYRFLADLVIQLNGFNPQIASRQLAPLTRWRKYDSARQALMKAELERIRASGELSSDVFEVVSKSLA; this is translated from the coding sequence ATGCGCACCGAACAACCGAAGATGATTTACCTGAAGGACTATCAGGCGCCGGACTACCTGATCGACGAGACGCACCTGACCTTCGAGTTGTTCGAGGACCACAGCCTGGTTCACGCGCAGCTGGTGATGCGCCGCAACCCTGAGCGTGGCGCCGGCTTGCCGCCCCTGGTGCTGGATGGCCAGCAGTTGGAGCTGTTGAGCGTCAACCTGGCGGACCAGGCCCTCACAGCCGACGACTACCAACTGACCGACAGCCACCTGACCGTGCACCCGCAGAGTGAGACCTTCACCCTCGACACCACGGTCAAGATCCACCCGGAAACCAACACCGCCCTGGAAGGCCTGTACAAGTCCGGCGGCATGTTCTGTACCCAGTGCGAGGCCGAGGGTTTCCGCAAAATCACCTATTACCTCGACCGCCCGGACGTGATGAGCACGTTCACCACCACGGTAATCGCTGAACAACACAGCTACCCGGTGCTGCTGTCCAATGGCAACCCGATTGCCAGCGGCCCCGGCGAAGACGGCCGCCACTGGGCGACCTGGGAAGACCCGTTCAAGAAACCGGCCTACCTGTTCGCTCTGGTGGCAGGTGATTTGTGGTGCGTTGAAGACACCTTCACCTCCATGACCAACCGCACCGTGGCGCTGCGCATCTACGTCGAGCCGGAAAACATCGACAAGTGCCAGCACGCCATGACCAGCCTGAAAAAATCCATGCGCTGGGACGAAGAGACCTACGGCCGCGAGTACGACCTCGACATCTTCATGATCGTGGCGGTCAACGACTTCAACATGGGCGCCATGGAGAACAAGGGCCTCAACATCTTCAACTCCAGCGCCGTGCTGGCCCGCGCCGAAACCGCCACCGACGCCGCGCACCAGCGGGTCGAGGCCATCGTCGCCCACGAATACTTCCACAACTGGTCGGGCAACCGCGTGACCTGCCGCGACTGGTTCCAACTGTCGCTCAAGGAAGGCTTCACGGTGTTCCGTGACTCGGGCTTCTCCGCCGACATGAACTCGGCCACGGTCAAGCGTATCCAGGACGTGGCGTACCTGCGTACCCACCAGTTCGCCGAAGACGCCGGCCCCATGGCCCACGCCGTGCGCCCGGACAGCTTTATCGAAATCTCCAACTTCTACACCCTGACCGTGTACGAAAAGGGCTCGGAAGTGGTCGGCATGATCCACACCTTGCTCGGTGCCGAAGGCTTCCGTAAAGGCAGCGACTTGTACTTCGAACGCCACGACGGCCAGGCCGTGACCTGCGACGACTTCATCAAGGCCATGGAAGACGCCAACGGCGCCGACCTCAGCCAGTTCAAACGCTGGTACAGCCAGGCCGGTACGCCGCGTCTGGCGGTGAGCGAGTCCTACGACGCTGCGGCCAGGACCTACAGCCTGACCTTCCGCCAAAGCTGCCCGGCCACCCCGGACAAGGTGGAAAAACTGCCGTTTGTGATTCCGGTGGAGCTGGGGCTGCTGGACGGCAAGGGCGGGGAGATTGCCTTGCGCCTGGCTGGCGAAGCGGCGGCGGTCGGTACTTCCAGGGTCATTTCGGTGACCGAAGCTGAACAGACCTTCACCTTCGTCGACATCGCTGAACAGCCGTTGCCTTCGCTGCTGCGTGGTTTCTCGGCGCCGGTGAAACTGAGCTTCCCGTACAACCGCGATCAACTGATGTTCCTGATGCAGCATGACAGCGACGGCTTCAACCGCTGGGATGCCGGTCAGCAACTGTCGGTGCAGGTATTGCAGGAACTGATCGGCCAGTATCAGGCTGGCCAACCGCTCAAGCTCGACCAGCGCCTGATCGACGCCTTGCGTACGGTGTTGAGCGATGAGCGCCTGGATCCGGCCATGGTCGCCGAAATGCTCTCGTTGCCCGGTGAAGCGTACCTGGCGGAAATCAGCGAAGTGGCGGACGTCGATGCCATCCACGCCGCCCGTGAGTTTGCGCGTCAGCAGCTGGCCGACAACCTGTTTGAAGGCCTGTGGCTGCGTTATCAGGCCAATCGTGAACTGTCCAGGAACACGCCGTATGTCGCCGCAGCCGAGCACTTTGCCCGGCGTGCGTTGCAGAACATCGCGCTGTCGTACCTGATGCTGAGCGGTAAACCCGAAGTGTTGGCCGCGACCCTGGATCAGTTCGACACCAGCGACAACATGACCGAACGCCTGACCGCGCTGGCGGTGCTGGTGAACTCGCCGTTTGAAGCGCAAAAGGCTGAGGTATTGGCGGTGTTCGCCGAAAACTTCAAGGACAACCCACTGGTCATGGACCAGTGGTTCAGCGTACAGGCCGCCAGCACCTTGCCGGGCGGGCTGGCGCGGGTGCAGGCACTGATGCAGCACCCGGCGTTCAACCTCAAGAACCCGAACAAGGTGCGGGCGCTGATCGGCGCATTTGCCGGGCAGAACCTGATCAACTTCCACGCGGCCGATGGTTCGGGGTATCGCTTCCTCGCGGACCTGGTGATCCAGTTGAACGGCTTCAACCCGCAGATCGCTTCCCGGCAATTGGCGCCGCTGACGCGCTGGCGCAAATACGACAGCGCGCGCCAGGCCTTGATGAAGGCCGAGCTGGAGCGCATTCGCGCGTCCGGCGAGCTGTCGAGTGATGTGTTCGAGGTGGTCAGTAAGAGCCTCGCTTAA
- a CDS encoding YafY family protein, which translates to MSRTTRLLTLLQALRGKKRPVTAAVLAAQLEVSERTLYRDIAELTALGAPIFGEAGVGYVLRNGLFLPPLMLNAEETEAVVLGLRYVDQRGDEVLSRAAANALAKIADVLDPAAQEALRNPTLLPGPPGFGYPENRVPLNVFRDAIRHQAKLHIDYADASQTQSQRLIWPLALGFLNEVRVIVAWCELRGAYRTFRTDRVASAHAHGERYPGRRSDWLRAWRKLMEQNDSAPFTPDKN; encoded by the coding sequence GTGTCGCGTACCACTCGTCTGCTGACGTTGTTGCAGGCCCTGCGGGGCAAGAAACGTCCGGTAACCGCTGCTGTGCTGGCGGCGCAACTGGAGGTGTCCGAGCGCACGCTGTACCGCGATATCGCCGAGTTGACCGCCCTGGGGGCGCCGATCTTCGGTGAGGCCGGGGTAGGGTACGTGTTGCGCAACGGTCTGTTTCTGCCGCCGTTAATGCTCAACGCAGAGGAAACCGAAGCCGTTGTGTTGGGCTTGCGCTATGTGGATCAGCGCGGCGATGAGGTGCTGAGCCGCGCCGCGGCCAATGCGTTGGCCAAGATTGCCGATGTGCTCGACCCGGCCGCCCAGGAAGCCTTGCGCAACCCGACGTTGTTACCCGGCCCGCCGGGCTTCGGCTACCCGGAAAACCGTGTGCCGCTCAATGTGTTTCGTGACGCCATACGTCACCAGGCCAAATTGCACATTGATTACGCCGATGCCAGCCAGACCCAGAGCCAGCGCTTGATCTGGCCCCTGGCGCTGGGCTTTCTCAATGAGGTGCGGGTGATCGTGGCCTGGTGCGAATTGCGCGGCGCGTATCGTACGTTCCGCACCGATCGGGTGGCGAGTGCGCACGCCCACGGCGAACGCTATCCGGGGCGGCGCAGCGACTGGCTGCGCGCCTGGCGCAAGTTGATGGAGCAGAACGACTCCGCGCCATTCACTCCTGACAAAAACTGA
- a CDS encoding nuclear transport factor 2 family protein — translation MSLPELAPAIAAYIAATNTRDTSVVDQCFADDANVFDEGQHQVGTAAIARWMEDTTRRYQPRVEVLNVQHRTGKVLVSNVVSGNFPGSPLQLRYTFRLNAQGKISRLDISL, via the coding sequence ATGTCCCTGCCTGAATTGGCTCCCGCCATTGCGGCCTATATCGCGGCAACCAATACCCGCGACACTTCGGTCGTCGACCAGTGTTTTGCCGACGATGCCAATGTGTTCGATGAAGGCCAGCATCAAGTCGGCACCGCCGCCATTGCACGCTGGATGGAAGACACGACGCGACGTTATCAACCGCGCGTCGAAGTGCTCAACGTGCAGCATCGCACCGGCAAAGTGCTGGTCAGCAATGTGGTGTCCGGGAATTTTCCCGGCAGCCCGCTGCAACTGCGCTATACCTTTCGCCTGAACGCGCAGGGCAAGATTTCACGGCTGGATATCTCGCTGTAG
- the zapE gene encoding cell division protein ZapE: MTFDSPLTAYQHAIATLGFVADDAQRRAVDALQTCHEALHQGRTPITGVYLWGPVGRGKTWLMDQFYQSLRVPARRQHFHHFMGWVHQRLFQLTGTPDPLQALARELSQQVRVLCFDELFVNDIGDAIILGRLFQVMFEEGVVMVCTSNQPPDQLYADGFNRERFLPGIAAIKRHMHVVAVDGGEDHRLHPGVGLQRYWVNQPDALADVFRQLTQGQRVSSGAVVVGHRSITAVQSSDSVLWCRYADLCEQPLAAMDFMLLCDRFKAILLGEVPDLSAQQRPGRIARGTEDGVERVAAGDRQLPQLSVHDDSVRRFIALVDECYDRKVPLFIEARVPLERLYTEGYLAFPFRRTLSRLQEMQLQRFG; the protein is encoded by the coding sequence ATGACTTTCGACTCGCCCCTCACTGCTTATCAACACGCCATCGCCACGCTGGGATTCGTCGCCGACGACGCCCAGCGTCGGGCGGTGGATGCCCTGCAAACCTGTCATGAAGCGCTGCACCAAGGTCGCACGCCGATCACCGGCGTATACCTGTGGGGCCCGGTGGGGCGCGGTAAAACCTGGTTGATGGACCAGTTCTACCAAAGCCTGCGGGTGCCCGCGCGGCGCCAACACTTTCATCACTTTATGGGTTGGGTGCACCAGCGCTTGTTCCAGCTCACCGGCACCCCGGACCCTTTGCAAGCCCTGGCGCGCGAGCTGAGCCAGCAGGTGCGTGTGCTGTGTTTTGACGAATTGTTCGTCAATGACATCGGTGACGCAATCATCCTGGGTCGGCTGTTTCAGGTGATGTTCGAGGAAGGAGTGGTGATGGTCTGCACCTCCAATCAGCCGCCGGACCAGTTGTATGCCGATGGCTTCAATCGCGAACGGTTCTTGCCGGGAATCGCTGCGATCAAACGGCATATGCACGTCGTAGCGGTGGACGGCGGGGAGGATCACCGTTTGCATCCCGGCGTGGGCCTGCAGCGCTATTGGGTCAACCAGCCCGATGCGCTGGCGGATGTGTTCCGGCAACTGACGCAAGGGCAGCGGGTGAGCAGCGGCGCGGTGGTGGTGGGGCATCGTAGTATCACGGCCGTGCAGTCCAGCGACAGCGTGCTGTGGTGCCGCTATGCCGACTTGTGCGAGCAGCCGTTGGCGGCGATGGACTTTATGCTGCTGTGTGATCGGTTCAAGGCAATCCTGCTGGGGGAAGTGCCCGACTTGAGCGCGCAACAGCGTCCGGGTCGGATCGCACGCGGCACCGAAGACGGTGTAGAGCGTGTGGCGGCGGGTGACCGCCAATTGCCGCAGTTGTCGGTGCACGATGACAGCGTACGTCGCTTCATTGCCCTGGTGGATGAGTGCTACGACCGCAAGGTGCCCTTGTTCATCGAAGCCCGAGTGCCGCTGGAGCGCCTCTATACCGAGGGCTACCTGGCGTTTCCTTTCCGTCGGACGCTGAGTCGCTTGCAGGAAATGCAGTTGCAGCGCTTCGGCTGA
- a CDS encoding GNAT family N-acetyltransferase, whose translation METPDILVLQASYTNPVHAQAIGCVLSHYAEDPMGGGHPLPADLLEQLPAELAKRPHAFSVLAFVGGVPAGLVNCFEGFSTFACRPLINVHDVVVMNEFRGLGLSQKMLHKVEEIARQRGCCKITLEVLEGNAIAQSAYRKFGFDDSKFDPAYGRMLSWSKLL comes from the coding sequence ATGGAAACCCCAGATATCCTGGTGCTGCAAGCCAGCTACACCAATCCCGTGCACGCTCAAGCCATTGGCTGCGTGCTCAGCCACTACGCTGAAGACCCGATGGGTGGCGGCCATCCTCTTCCTGCTGATTTGTTGGAGCAACTGCCGGCCGAACTGGCCAAGCGCCCCCATGCTTTCAGTGTGCTGGCGTTTGTCGGGGGCGTGCCGGCGGGCCTGGTGAATTGCTTTGAAGGGTTCTCCACGTTCGCCTGTCGGCCGCTGATCAACGTCCACGACGTGGTGGTAATGAACGAGTTTCGCGGGCTGGGCCTGAGCCAGAAGATGTTGCACAAGGTCGAGGAAATTGCCCGGCAGCGCGGCTGCTGCAAGATCACCCTGGAAGTGCTCGAGGGCAATGCCATCGCCCAGTCGGCATACCGTAAGTTTGGCTTTGATGATTCGAAGTTCGATCCCGCGTACGGGCGTATGTTGTCCTGGAGCAAGCTGCTTTAA
- a CDS encoding phosphoethanolamine transferase CptA yields MAMFERSTKSAKGFDWAGLGWLFLFFWYFSGITQLLIQISGTSGFSGFRQAFFMSALWLAPLLIFPRRTRLLAALIGVVLWACSMASLGYFFIYQQEFSQSVIFIMFESNISEAGEYATQYFAWWIVLAFIAHTAVAIFLWTRVRPVYLPRGQALVAATAIIVGIIGYPLVKQIARSDTMEDALDRFESRIEPAVPWQMIVAYRRYTEQLDNMQGMLDSASQIAPLTNLKDTMAGQPSTLVLVIGESTNRQRMSLYGYPRNTTPELDKLRDQLAVFDNVITPRPYTIEALQQVLTFADEENPDLYLKTPSIVSVMKQAGYKTYWITNQQTMTKRNTMLTTFSEQADEQVYLNNNRNQNARQYDGDVLEPFAKALADPAERKFIVVHLLGTHMSYQYRYPPTFDTFTDRQGVPAGISDDQLPTYNSYDNAVLYNDFVVSSLIKDYAKTDPNGFLLYLSDHGEDVFDSAGHATLGRNEGKPTAPMYTIPFMAYASPKWRETHDWKFAADLQRPYSSSQLIHTWADLAGLSFNELDRSKSVVSDSFQPRPLLIGNPYLREQKALIDFSLIKPKKASPTDVVLQEVPAP; encoded by the coding sequence ATGGCGATGTTCGAACGCAGCACTAAGTCTGCGAAAGGCTTTGATTGGGCCGGTCTTGGCTGGCTATTCCTGTTTTTCTGGTACTTCTCGGGGATTACCCAGCTGCTGATCCAAATCAGCGGCACGTCCGGCTTCAGTGGTTTTCGCCAAGCGTTCTTCATGAGCGCCCTGTGGCTCGCCCCGCTGCTGATCTTCCCACGCCGGACACGCCTGCTTGCGGCGCTGATCGGTGTAGTGCTTTGGGCATGTTCCATGGCCAGCCTGGGTTACTTCTTCATTTACCAGCAGGAATTTTCCCAAAGCGTCATCTTCATCATGTTCGAGTCGAACATCTCCGAAGCTGGTGAATACGCCACCCAGTACTTCGCCTGGTGGATCGTGCTGGCCTTTATTGCCCACACCGCCGTGGCGATTTTCCTGTGGACCCGCGTGCGCCCGGTGTACCTGCCTCGCGGCCAGGCGCTGGTGGCGGCAACGGCAATTATCGTGGGCATCATCGGTTACCCGCTGGTCAAGCAAATCGCCCGCAGCGACACCATGGAAGACGCCCTCGACCGCTTTGAGTCGCGCATCGAACCCGCCGTGCCGTGGCAGATGATCGTCGCCTACCGCCGCTACACCGAGCAGTTGGACAACATGCAAGGCATGCTCGACAGCGCCAGCCAGATCGCGCCCCTGACAAACCTCAAGGACACCATGGCCGGGCAACCCTCGACCCTGGTGCTGGTGATCGGCGAGTCGACCAACCGCCAGCGCATGAGTCTCTATGGCTACCCGCGCAACACCACGCCCGAACTGGACAAGCTACGCGACCAACTGGCGGTGTTCGACAACGTCATCACCCCACGTCCCTACACCATCGAAGCGCTGCAACAGGTGCTGACGTTCGCCGATGAGGAGAACCCGGATCTGTACCTGAAAACGCCGTCGATTGTCAGCGTGATGAAGCAGGCCGGCTACAAAACCTACTGGATCACCAACCAGCAAACCATGACCAAGCGCAACACCATGCTCACGACCTTTTCCGAACAGGCCGACGAGCAGGTGTACCTCAACAACAACCGCAACCAGAACGCCCGCCAATATGACGGCGACGTGCTCGAACCGTTTGCCAAGGCCCTGGCCGATCCGGCTGAGCGCAAGTTCATCGTGGTGCACTTGCTCGGCACGCACATGAGCTACCAGTACCGCTACCCGCCGACCTTCGACACATTCACCGACCGCCAAGGCGTTCCGGCCGGCATCAGCGACGATCAGTTGCCCACCTACAACAGCTACGACAATGCCGTGCTGTACAACGACTTCGTGGTGTCGAGTCTGATCAAGGACTACGCCAAGACCGACCCCAACGGCTTCCTGCTGTACTTGTCCGACCACGGCGAAGACGTGTTCGACTCAGCCGGTCATGCCACGCTGGGGCGTAACGAAGGCAAGCCGACGGCGCCGATGTACACGATTCCCTTCATGGCCTACGCCTCGCCCAAATGGCGCGAAACCCACGACTGGAAATTTGCCGCCGACCTGCAACGCCCTTACAGCAGCTCGCAGTTGATTCACACCTGGGCCGATTTGGCCGGGCTGAGCTTCAATGAGCTGGACCGTAGTAAAAGCGTGGTGAGCGACAGTTTCCAGCCACGCCCCTTGCTGATCGGCAACCCGTACCTGCGCGAGCAAAAAGCGCTGATCGACTTCAGCCTGATCAAGCCGAAGAAGGCGAGCCCGACGGATGTGGTGCTGCAGGAAGTACCCGCTCCGTAA
- a CDS encoding DUF6026 family protein, which yields MTRPPQTLYVSIRRDELRQLKDERDHLQQEVMRLRAHIIQAQLDQPAGLQPALC from the coding sequence ATGACCCGTCCGCCACAGACCCTCTACGTTTCTATCCGTCGCGATGAGTTGCGCCAGTTGAAAGACGAACGCGATCACCTGCAGCAGGAAGTCATGCGCCTGCGCGCTCATATCATCCAAGCCCAGTTGGACCAGCCTGCTGGTCTACAGCCAGCGCTCTGCTAA
- the gnd gene encoding phosphogluconate dehydrogenase (NAD(+)-dependent, decarboxylating), whose product MQLGIIGLGRMGGNIARRLMLNGHSTVVYDRNEAFVKGLSEEGATGVGDLKALVAGLQKPRAVWVMLPAGDPTENTINELSELLEDGDVIIDGGNTNYKDDVRRGKALAEKGLHYVDVGTSGGVWGLERGYCMMIGGDTETVQHLDPIFASLAPGLGNIPRTKDRSASADKRAEQGYIHAGPAGAGHFVKMIHNGIEYGMMQAFAEGFDILKTKNSDNLPQDQRFDLNVADIAEVWRRGSVVSSWLLDLTADALATDPKLDGYSGSVADSGEGRWTIEAAMEQAVPVPVLSTSLFARFRSRQQSTYGDKMLSAMRFGFGGHVETSKK is encoded by the coding sequence ATGCAACTGGGGATTATCGGACTAGGCCGCATGGGCGGGAATATTGCACGGCGCCTGATGCTCAATGGGCATTCCACCGTTGTTTACGACCGTAACGAAGCGTTTGTCAAAGGGTTGAGCGAGGAGGGCGCCACCGGCGTTGGCGACTTGAAAGCACTGGTTGCCGGCCTGCAAAAGCCTCGCGCCGTGTGGGTGATGTTGCCAGCAGGCGACCCGACCGAAAACACCATCAATGAACTGAGCGAGCTGCTGGAAGACGGTGACGTGATCATCGACGGCGGCAACACCAACTATAAGGACGACGTTCGACGTGGCAAGGCGTTGGCCGAAAAGGGCCTGCACTACGTTGATGTCGGCACATCCGGCGGCGTATGGGGCCTGGAACGTGGTTATTGCATGATGATCGGTGGCGACACCGAGACCGTGCAGCACCTCGACCCGATCTTCGCCAGCCTGGCGCCGGGGCTGGGCAATATTCCGCGCACCAAGGACCGTTCCGCCAGCGCCGATAAACGTGCCGAACAGGGCTACATTCACGCCGGCCCAGCGGGCGCCGGGCACTTCGTCAAGATGATCCATAACGGCATCGAGTACGGCATGATGCAGGCGTTTGCCGAAGGCTTTGACATCCTCAAGACCAAGAACTCGGACAACCTGCCGCAAGACCAGCGTTTTGACCTGAACGTGGCGGACATCGCCGAAGTCTGGCGTCGCGGCAGCGTGGTGTCGTCCTGGCTGCTGGACCTGACCGCCGATGCCCTGGCCACCGACCCGAAACTCGATGGCTACTCCGGTTCCGTCGCGGACAGCGGCGAAGGGCGCTGGACCATCGAAGCCGCCATGGAACAGGCGGTGCCGGTGCCGGTGTTGTCCACGTCGTTGTTCGCGCGTTTCCGCTCGCGCCAGCAGAGCACCTACGGTGACAAGATGCTGTCTGCCATGCGCTTCGGCTTTGGCGGTCACGTGGAGACCTCCAAAAAATGA
- the zwf gene encoding glucose-6-phosphate dehydrogenase gives MTANGKKLKAEPAPPTTLFLFGAHGDLVKRLLMPALYNLSRDGLLGDGLRIVGVDHNAISDADFAKKLEDFIRTEAASKVKGNADNALDPALWAQLAKGISYVEGDFLDDSTYADIGQKIADSGTGNAVFYLATAPRFFSDVVQRLGSAGLLNETDDSFRRVVIEKPFGSDLATAEALNACLLKVMSEKQIYRIDHYLGKETVQNILISRFSNVLFEAFWNNHYIDHVQITAAETVGVETRGNFFEKTGTLRDMVPNHLFQLLAMVAMEPPAAFGADAVRGEKAKVIGAVRPWSLEDARANSVRGQYTGGEIGGKPVPGYREEANVAPDSSTETFVALKVMIDNWRWVGVPFYLRTGKRMSVRDTEIVICFKPAPYAQFRDTEVDEVKPTYLKIQIQPNEGMWFDLLAKKPGPTLDMANIQLGFAYKDFFEMQPSTGYETLIYDCMTGDQTLFQRADNIENGWRAVQPFLDAWKQDDGIQAYKAGEDGPAAADALLARDGRTWHSLG, from the coding sequence ATGACCGCCAACGGCAAGAAACTCAAGGCCGAACCTGCTCCGCCCACTACCTTGTTTCTGTTCGGCGCCCATGGCGACCTGGTCAAGCGCCTGCTCATGCCGGCGCTGTACAACCTCAGTCGTGATGGTTTGCTGGGCGATGGCCTGCGTATTGTCGGGGTGGATCACAATGCCATCAGCGATGCCGACTTCGCCAAGAAGCTCGAGGACTTTATCCGCACCGAGGCCGCCAGCAAGGTCAAGGGCAACGCTGATAACGCCCTTGATCCTGCGTTGTGGGCACAACTGGCCAAAGGGATCAGCTACGTCGAAGGTGACTTCCTTGACGACAGCACCTATGCCGACATCGGTCAGAAGATCGCCGACAGCGGCACCGGCAATGCGGTGTTCTACCTGGCCACCGCGCCGCGCTTCTTCAGTGACGTGGTGCAGCGCCTGGGCAGTGCCGGCCTGCTGAACGAAACCGATGACAGTTTCCGCCGCGTGGTGATCGAAAAGCCGTTTGGTTCGGACCTTGCCACCGCCGAAGCGTTGAACGCCTGCCTGCTCAAGGTGATGAGCGAGAAGCAGATCTATCGCATCGACCATTACCTGGGTAAGGAAACGGTGCAGAACATCTTGATCAGCCGTTTCTCCAACGTGCTGTTCGAGGCGTTCTGGAACAACCATTACATCGACCATGTGCAAATCACCGCCGCCGAAACCGTCGGCGTGGAAACCCGGGGCAATTTCTTCGAAAAAACCGGCACCCTGCGGGACATGGTGCCCAATCACCTGTTCCAGTTGCTGGCGATGGTGGCCATGGAACCACCGGCGGCGTTTGGCGCCGACGCGGTACGCGGGGAAAAAGCCAAGGTGATTGGCGCGGTGCGTCCCTGGTCGCTGGAAGATGCGCGGGCCAACTCGGTGCGCGGTCAGTACACCGGCGGTGAGATCGGCGGCAAGCCGGTGCCCGGTTACCGCGAAGAAGCCAACGTCGCGCCCGACAGCAGCACCGAGACGTTCGTCGCGCTCAAGGTGATGATCGACAACTGGCGCTGGGTCGGCGTGCCGTTTTACCTGCGCACCGGCAAGCGCATGAGCGTGCGTGACACCGAAATCGTGATCTGCTTCAAACCGGCGCCCTATGCGCAGTTTCGCGACACCGAGGTCGATGAGGTCAAGCCCACCTACCTGAAAATCCAGATTCAACCCAATGAAGGCATGTGGTTCGACCTGTTGGCCAAAAAGCCCGGGCCGACCCTGGACATGGCCAATATCCAGTTAGGGTTCGCCTATAAGGACTTCTTCGAAATGCAACCGTCGACCGGGTACGAAACCCTGATCTACGACTGCATGACCGGGGACCAGACCTTGTTCCAGCGCGCCGACAACATTGAGAACGGCTGGCGTGCGGTGCAGCCCTTCCTGGATGCGTGGAAGCAGGACGACGGAATCCAGGCGTACAAGGCCGGTGAAGATGGTCCGGCAGCGGCGGATGCATTGCTGGCTCGCGATGGCCGCACGTGGCACTCCCTCGGATGA
- a CDS encoding HAD family hydrolase, translating into MSDAPIHPIRFVLSDMDGTLLHPDHLPSQRTIDTVRALREMGVFFSLASGRPPKAMLHMVEAFGIDIPVAGFNGGTLINPDGSILVAHHLPAEAALVALALFSGVAEVEVWVFADGDWLRRDVPGPMEPREAAGLGYGPVVVESFEPYLDRIDKIVAASLNAPLLVELEARLQPKVQGLAQVSRSQPVYLDVTAMLANKGDALRTLAAHLGVPLEQTAAIGDGGNDPAMFHVAGLSIAMGQAEEVVKRQANVVTGSNVEDGAAQAIERFILAPRSTL; encoded by the coding sequence ATGAGTGACGCACCGATCCATCCCATCCGATTTGTACTCAGTGACATGGACGGCACGTTGTTGCACCCCGATCACTTGCCGAGCCAGCGCACGATCGACACGGTTCGCGCGCTGCGCGAGATGGGCGTGTTCTTCAGCCTGGCCAGCGGCCGGCCGCCCAAAGCCATGTTGCATATGGTTGAAGCGTTTGGCATTGATATCCCGGTGGCAGGCTTCAATGGCGGCACGTTGATCAATCCGGACGGCAGCATCCTGGTTGCCCACCATTTGCCGGCCGAGGCGGCGCTGGTCGCGCTGGCGTTGTTTTCGGGCGTAGCAGAGGTGGAAGTGTGGGTGTTTGCCGACGGAGACTGGCTGCGCCGCGACGTGCCGGGCCCGATGGAGCCGCGCGAAGCGGCCGGCCTGGGCTATGGTCCGGTGGTGGTGGAGAGTTTTGAGCCGTACCTGGATCGTATCGACAAGATCGTCGCTGCCAGTCTCAACGCGCCATTGCTGGTGGAACTGGAAGCGCGTTTGCAACCCAAAGTGCAAGGCCTGGCCCAGGTGTCGCGTTCGCAACCGGTTTATCTGGATGTGACGGCCATGCTGGCCAACAAGGGGGATGCGCTGAGAACGCTGGCGGCTCACCTTGGCGTGCCGCTGGAGCAGACCGCAGCGATCGGTGACGGCGGCAATGACCCGGCGATGTTTCACGTGGCCGGGTTGTCGATTGCCATGGGGCAGGCCGAAGAGGTTGTCAAGCGCCAGGCCAACGTGGTCACCGGCAGCAATGTCGAAGATGGCGCTGCGCAGGCGATTGAACGATTTATTCTTGCACCCCGATCAACGCTTTAA